Proteins encoded together in one Impatiens glandulifera chromosome 1, dImpGla2.1, whole genome shotgun sequence window:
- the LOC124919464 gene encoding ORM1-like protein 3 → MANLYVKAMPSADMNRNTEWFTYPGVWTTYILILFFSWLLVLSIFGCTPGMAWTIVNLSHFLVTYHFFHWKKGTPFADDQGMYNALTWWEQIDNGKQLTRNRKFITVVPVVLYLIASHTTDYEHPMLFFNTIAVMVLVVAKFPHMHKVRIFGINGEQ, encoded by the exons ATGGCCAATTTGTATGTCAAGGCGATGCCATCGGCCGATATGAACCGGAATACGGAATGGTTCACGTATCCCGGCGTCTGGACTACTTACATCTTGATCCTCTTCTTCTCTTGGCTTCTCGTCCTCTCCATTTTCGGCTGCACTCCTGGCATGGCCTGGACCATCGTCAATCTCTCCCATTTTCtt gtAACTTATCACTTCTTCCATTGGAAGAAAGGAACACCCTTTGCTGATGATCAAGGGATGTATAATGCATTGACATGGTGGGAGCAGATCGACAATGGGAAGCAGCTCACTCGTAACAGAAAATTCATAACTGTCGTCCCTGTTGTTCT GTACTTAATCGCTTCACACACGACGGACTATGAACATCCAATGCTCTTCTTCAATACAATTGCAGTAATGGTACTGGTTGTGGCTAAGTTTCCCCACATGCATAAGGTACGAATCTTTGGAATTAATGGCGAGCAGTAA
- the LOC124922680 gene encoding protein LEAD-SENSITIVE 1 → MGLLSNRVDRNEIKPGNHIYTYRAVFAYSHHGIFVGGSKVVHFTPPPANSNDPEGDTNDDDDSSSSSSCTTFPDCGFKQPKSSVTLSCLDCFLKDGSLYLFEYGVSPSAFIAKVRGGTCTIASSDPTESVIHRAMYLLQNGYGNYDVFQNNCEDFALYCKTGLLNVDRLSGGVGRSGQASSVIGAPLAALVSSPMRLLIPSPFGVATMTVGMYCMSRYATDIGVRSDVVKVDVEDLAMNDQVEEEEEEDEDDAEEEEEEEESKRLITM, encoded by the exons ATGGGCCTCCTAAGCAATAGAGTGGATAGAAACGAGATCAAACCAGGAAATCACATCTACACATACAGAGCCGTCTTTGCTTATTCTCACCACG GTATATTTGTTGGAGGAAGTAAAGTAGTTCATTTCACACCACCACCGGCGAATTCAAATGATCCAGAAGGAGATACGAATGACGACGAcgattcatcatcatcatcatcgtgtACAACTTTCCCTGATTGCGGATTCAAGCAGCCGAAAAGCAGCGTAACCCTATCCTGCCTAGATTGTTTCCTTAAGGACGGATCACTCTACTTATTCGAATACGGAGTATCTCCATCTGCGTTCATCGCTAAAGTCCGCGGAGGTACTTGCACGATCGCATCCTCCGATCCGACTGAATCAGTGATCCATCGCGCGATGTATCTTCTTCAAAATGGATACGGAAACTACGATGTTTTCCAGAACAATTGCGAGGATTTTGCACTCTACTGTAAAACGGGATTGTTGAATGTTGACCGGCTTTCCGGTGGAGTTGGCCGGAGTGGGCAAGCTTCGTCTGTAATTGGGGCTCCTCTTGCTGCATTGGTTTCATCTCCGATGAGACTTTTGATTCCTAGTCCTTTTGGTGTGGCAACTATGACTGTTGGGATGTATTGTATGAGCCGATATGCTACTGATATTGGAGTTCGTTCTGATGTTGTTAAAGTTGATGTGGAAGATCTTGCCATGAACGATCaggtagaagaagaagaagaagaagatgaagatgatgcagaagaagaagaagaagaagaagaatctaaGAGGCTAATTACAATGTGA